One window of Phalacrocorax carbo chromosome 1, bPhaCar2.1, whole genome shotgun sequence genomic DNA carries:
- the LOC135313472 gene encoding histone H2A-IV, which translates to MSGRGKQGGKARAKAKSRSSRAGLQFPVGRVHRLLRKGNYAERVGAGAPVYLAAVLEYLTAEILELAGNAARDNKKTRIIPRHLQLAIRNDEELNKLLGKVTIAQGGVLPNIQAVLLPKKTDSHKAKAK; encoded by the coding sequence ATGTCCGGGCGCGGGAAGCAGGGCGGGAAGGCGCGCGCCAAGGCCAAGTCGCGCTCGTCGCGGGCCGGGCTGCAGTTCCCCGTGGGCCGCGTGCACCGGCTGCTGCGCAAGGGCAACTACGCGGAGCGGGTGGGCGCCGGCGCCCCGGTGTACCTGGCGGCCGTGCTGGAGTACCTGACGGCCGAGATCCTGGAGCTGGCGGGCAACGCGGCCCGCGACAACAAGAAGACGCGCATCATCCCGCGCCACCTCCAGCTGGCCATCCGCAACGACGAGGAGCTCAACAAGCTGCTGGGCAAGGTGACCATCGCGCAGGGCGGGGTGCTGCCCAACATCCAGGCCGTGCTGCTGCCCAAGAAGACCGACAGCCACAAGGCTAAAGCCAAGTAA
- the LOC104045741 gene encoding histone H2B 8, with amino-acid sequence MPEPAKSAPAPKKGSKKAVTKTQKKGDKKRRKTRKESYSIYVYKVLKQVHPDTGISSKAMGIMNSFVNDIFERIAGEASRLAHYNKRSTITSREIQTAVRLLLPGELAKHAVSEGTKAVTKYTSSK; translated from the coding sequence ATGCCGGAACCAGCTAAATCCGCTCCTGCTCCCAAGAAGGGCTCTAAGAAAGCCGTCACTAAGACGCAGAAGAAGGGTGACAAGAAACGTAGAAAGACTAGGAAGGAGAGCTACTCGATCTACGTGTACAAGGTGCTGAAGCAGGTGCACCCCGACACGGGCATCTCGTCCAAGGCCATGGGCATCATGAACTCCTTCGTGAACGACATCTTCGAGCGCATCGCCGGCGAGGCCTCTCGCCTGGCGCACTACAACAAGCGCTCCACCATCACCTCGCGGGAGATCCAGACGGCCGTGCGGCTCCTGCTGCCCGGCGAGCTGGCCAAGCACGCCGTCTCCGAGGGCACCAAGGCTGTCACCAAGTACACCAGCTCCAAGTAG
- the LOC135313491 gene encoding histone H4: MSGRGKGGKGLGKGGAKRHRKVLRDNIQGITKPAIRRLARRGGVKRISGLIYEETRGVLKVFLENVIRDAVTYTEHAKRKTVTAMDVVYALKRQGRTLYGFGG; encoded by the coding sequence ATGTCTGGCAGAGGCAAGGGCGGGAAGGGGCTCGGCAAGGGGGGCGCCAAGCGGCACCGCAAGGTGCTGCGCGACAACATCCAGGGCATCACCAAGCCGGCCATCCGCCGCCTGGCTCGGCGCGGCGGCGTGAAGCGCATCTCGGGGCTCATCTACGAGGAGACGCGCGGCGTGCTGAAGGTCTTCCTGGAGAACGTGATCCGCGACGCCGTCACCTACACGGAGCACGCCAAGAGGAAGACGGTCACGGCCATGGACGTGGTCTACGCCCTCAAGCGCCAGGGACGCACCCTCTACGGCTTCGGCGGCTAA
- the LOC135313450 gene encoding histone H3, with amino-acid sequence MARTKQTARKSTGGKAPRKQLATKAARKSAPATGGVKKPHRYRPGTVALREIRRYQKSTELLIRKLPFQRLVREIAQDFKTDLRFQSSAVMALQEASEAYLVGLFEDTNLCAIHAKRVTIMPKDIQLARRIRGERA; translated from the coding sequence ATGGCGCGCACGAAGCAGACGGCGCGTAAGTCGACGGGCGGGAAGGCGCCCCGCAAGCAGCTGGCCACCAAGGCGGCCCGCAAGAGCGCGCCGGCCACGGGCGGCGTGAAGAAGCCGCACCGGTACCGGCCCGGCACGGTGGCGCTGCGCGAGATCCGGCGCTACCAGAAGTCGACGGAGCTGCTCATCCGCAAGCTGCCCTTCCAGCGGCTGGTGCGCGAGATCGCGCAGGACTTCAAGACCGACCTGCGCTTCCAGAGCTCGGCCGTCATGGCGCTGCAGGAGGCGAGCGAGGCCTACCTGGTCGGGCTCTTCGAGGACACCAACCTCTGCGCCATCCACGCCAAGCGCGTCACCATCATGCCCAAGGACATCCAGCTGGCCCGGCGCATCCGCGGCGAGCGCGCTTAA
- the LOC135313448 gene encoding histone H2B 7 produces MLLRYSEDLGKKLLRMPEPAKSAPAPKKGSKKAVTKTQKKGDKKRKRARKESYSIYVYKVLKQVHPDTGISSKAMSIMNSFVNDIFERIAGEASRLAHYNKRSTITSREIQTAVRLLLPGELAKHAVSEGTKAVTKYTSSK; encoded by the coding sequence ATGTTGTTGAGGTACAGTGAAGATCTTGGAAAGAAACTTTTAAGGATGCCTGAGCCAGCAAAATCTGCTCCAGCACCGAAGAAGGGCTCCAAGAAAGCCGTtaccaaaacacagaagaaaggcGATAAAAAGCGAAAGAGAGCAAGGAAGGAGAGCTACTCGATCTACGTGTACAAGGTGCTGAAGCAGGTGCACCCCGACACGGGCATCTCGTCCAAGGCCATGAGCATCATGAACTCCTTCGTGAACGACATCTTCGAGCGCATCGCCGGCGAGGCCTCTCGCCTGGCGCACTACAACAAGCGCTCCACCATCACCTCGCGGGAGATCCAGACGGCCGTGCGGCTCCTGCTGCCCGGCGAGCTGGCCAAGCACGCCGTCTCCGAGGGCACCAAGGCTGTCACCAAGTACACCAGCTCCAAGTAA